A stretch of the Desulfobacter sp. genome encodes the following:
- a CDS encoding alpha-hydroxy-acid oxidizing protein, with product MSLWYCSVCHKEYDTSEKPETCSQCQSDHRMIFDRQSLPDSLEAVRDLARKKMKGICAVYPSCDGTMDKICQRESYGKPIGLGGAGKGLSFRNNIAALEAVQFNMSVVGDHFDPDTRTRFLGLDLKFPVLPASTAGAQKYNDALDETDFCKAVLMGAKEAGTIALRGDTWFYTPQDNPALDAMAFCDGYGISIFKPRSQDVLKGLIERAEGLGCRAVGVDLDGAGSTIMARYGQPVFRKSPKDIEALVRFSSLPFIAKGVMRPDEAQMCKDAGVSVVGVSNHGGRVLDSTPGTAQVLPLIREQVGRDLILTVDGGVRTGYDVLKMLALGADVVLLGRDIIRAAVGGGAYGVALHLEHIHKTLKKAMFMTGTKNIAGVDKGILF from the coding sequence ATGAGTCTCTGGTATTGCTCTGTCTGCCATAAAGAATATGATACATCTGAAAAACCCGAGACCTGCAGCCAATGTCAGTCTGATCACCGCATGATTTTTGACCGGCAGTCTTTGCCGGACAGTTTGGAAGCGGTGAGGGATCTTGCCCGTAAAAAGATGAAAGGCATTTGTGCGGTGTATCCTTCCTGTGACGGCACCATGGATAAGATTTGTCAGCGGGAAAGCTATGGCAAGCCCATAGGCCTTGGCGGGGCGGGCAAGGGGCTTTCTTTTCGAAATAACATTGCAGCCCTGGAAGCCGTACAATTCAACATGTCCGTGGTGGGGGATCATTTTGATCCGGATACCCGAACCCGGTTTTTAGGGTTGGATTTAAAATTTCCCGTGCTGCCGGCATCCACTGCCGGGGCGCAAAAATATAATGATGCCCTGGATGAGACCGATTTTTGTAAAGCGGTTCTCATGGGGGCAAAAGAGGCCGGCACCATCGCCTTGAGGGGGGACACCTGGTTTTACACCCCCCAGGACAATCCCGCCTTGGATGCCATGGCGTTCTGTGATGGATACGGGATCAGTATATTTAAACCCCGGTCCCAGGATGTGCTCAAAGGGCTGATAGAACGGGCGGAAGGTTTGGGATGCCGTGCTGTGGGGGTTGACCTTGACGGGGCAGGCTCCACCATCATGGCCCGTTACGGCCAGCCGGTTTTTAGAAAAAGCCCAAAGGATATTGAGGCGCTGGTTCGGTTTTCATCTTTGCCTTTTATTGCCAAAGGGGTGATGCGGCCGGATGAAGCCCAGATGTGCAAGGATGCAGGGGTCTCGGTTGTGGGGGTTTCCAATCACGGAGGAAGGGTGCTTGACTCCACCCCGGGAACGGCACAGGTCTTGCCCCTGATCCGTGAACAGGTGGGCCGGGATCTTATTTTGACCGTGGACGGGGGGGTCAGGACCGGGTACGATGTCCTTAAAATGCTTGCCCTGGGTGCCGATGTTGTGCTCCTTGGCAGGGACATCATCCGTGCGGCCGTTGGCGGCGGTGCCTATGGGGTTGCCCTTCACCTGGAACATATTCACAAAACCTTGAAAAAAGCCATGTTTATGACCGGAACAAAAAATATTGCCGGAGTGGACAAGGGCATTTTATTTTAA
- a CDS encoding glutaredoxin family protein: MGNQKPKLYALSTCSHCKSTKKLFSDCDVEYDYVEVDDLEGEERKAILADIKELNPRCSFPTIKINETVIVGYKENEIREALGIANEN, encoded by the coding sequence ATGGGCAATCAAAAGCCAAAACTATACGCCTTGAGTACCTGCAGCCACTGCAAATCAACAAAGAAACTGTTCAGCGACTGCGATGTGGAATATGATTACGTGGAAGTCGATGATCTGGAAGGTGAGGAAAGAAAAGCCATTCTGGCAGATATCAAAGAGTTGAATCCCAGATGTTCCTTCCCCACCATTAAAATAAATGAAACCGTGATTGTCGGATACAAAGAAAATGAAATCAGGGAGGCTCTGGGGATTGCAAATGAAAATTGA
- a CDS encoding FprA family A-type flavoprotein: MGRILIVYGTRTEETKNIADLIGEGIRMSGHEALVKRVSQIKTEEDLNGYEGYAFGSPTYHGEMITSIKQLLFIAERAQLKDKPGGAFGSYGWSGEAAGRIFDTMENIYKMNMTPEGPLMLKAGWVEGGIQSAQNYGKALAEMI, from the coding sequence ATGGGACGAATTTTGATTGTTTACGGGACAAGAACCGAAGAAACCAAAAACATTGCAGATCTCATCGGTGAAGGCATTCGAATGTCAGGGCACGAGGCCCTGGTCAAACGGGTCTCCCAGATTAAAACGGAAGAAGATTTAAACGGGTATGAGGGGTATGCCTTTGGATCTCCCACCTATCACGGAGAAATGATCACCTCAATAAAACAGCTGCTCTTTATTGCAGAACGGGCCCAATTAAAGGATAAGCCCGGCGGTGCCTTTGGATCCTATGGGTGGAGCGGTGAAGCGGCCGGAAGAATTTTTGACACCATGGAAAATATTTATAAGATGAATATGACCCCGGAAGGACCGCTGATGCTCAAGGCAGGATGGGTCGAGGGCGGGATCCAGTCGGCCCAGAATTACGGCAAGGCCCTGGCTGAAATGATTTAG
- a CDS encoding ferredoxin:thioredoxin reductase → MKIEQLYSALKKSQEAKGIFFNKDKDLVFELLESLLLNKERYGYMACPCRLACGDREHDKDIVCPCVYRAPDLEEFGACFCGLYISTALNNNEIESNYVPERRPPEKIF, encoded by the coding sequence ATGAAAATTGAACAGCTCTATTCAGCATTGAAAAAATCACAGGAAGCCAAAGGCATTTTTTTTAACAAGGACAAGGACCTGGTCTTTGAACTTTTGGAATCGCTTTTGCTCAACAAAGAGAGATACGGATACATGGCATGTCCCTGCAGACTTGCCTGCGGCGACCGGGAACACGACAAGGACATTGTGTGTCCCTGCGTATACAGGGCGCCCGATCTTGAAGAATTCGGGGCCTGCTTTTGCGGACTCTATATTTCAACGGCCCTGAACAACAATGAAATAGAATCAAACTATGTTCCGGAAAGAAGACCCCCTGAAAAAATATTTTAA
- the trxA gene encoding thioredoxin: MMADPIIFLCPKCRAKNRVPAARLKDHPLCGHCKAPLVTEDFGKVVRVTDSDFDTMIMDADLPVLVDCWAPWCGHCLSMAPILDDLAQDYAGRVRIFRLNLDENPGIGARFGINSVPTLLLVKNKKIRQTLVGARAKETMVAAVERLL, encoded by the coding sequence ATCATGGCTGATCCCATTATTTTTTTATGCCCAAAATGCCGGGCAAAAAACCGGGTGCCTGCGGCAAGGCTCAAGGATCACCCCCTGTGCGGGCACTGCAAAGCCCCTTTGGTTACAGAGGATTTTGGAAAAGTAGTTCGGGTCACGGATTCGGATTTTGACACCATGATCATGGACGCTGATCTTCCTGTGCTGGTGGACTGCTGGGCGCCCTGGTGCGGGCACTGCCTTTCCATGGCGCCGATTCTCGATGATCTGGCCCAAGACTATGCCGGCCGGGTCAGGATTTTTAGGCTGAACCTGGATGAGAATCCAGGCATTGGGGCCAGGTTCGGCATCAATAGTGTGCCCACCCTGCTTTTGGTCAAAAACAAGAAGATACGGCAGACCCTGGTGGGGGCCAGGGCAAAAGAAACCATGGTGGCGGCAGTTGAACGCCTTTTGTGA
- a CDS encoding citrate (Si)-synthase: protein MSVLNTGLRGVDVASSKICDVQGKEGKLIYRGYLIQDLAQRASFEEICFLLLYERLPSKKELDDFSKSLADKRQIPDNIFELMSSLPPGTNPMDVLQMATPMLIQNDPNAGQKGMEHTLFSAENLIAGLATLTAAWERIRNKKAPVAPDKSLSHAANVLYMLKGEKPHAEAARFFDTGLVLHAEHSFNASTFTARQVASTKAHIYAAISAAMGSLSGALHGGANVRVMKMLKEIGSEDKIEAYINNILDSGGLIMGLGHAVYQTDDPRAVILAPMSKRMGEISGDTTWYELSRALETRGKAAFKARKNKDIYCNVDFYSASLFHAMGIATDLFTPLFALSRVSGWTAHVIEEQFAMAAPKPSLYRPGAAYVGDYCGPDECVYKEIDNR, encoded by the coding sequence ATGAGTGTACTCAATACGGGATTACGGGGTGTGGATGTCGCAAGCTCGAAAATATGCGATGTTCAGGGCAAAGAAGGCAAGCTCATTTACAGGGGCTACCTCATTCAGGACCTGGCACAACGGGCAAGCTTTGAAGAGATCTGCTTTTTGCTGCTCTACGAACGGCTGCCCTCAAAAAAGGAACTGGATGATTTTTCAAAAAGCCTGGCAGATAAAAGACAAATCCCAGACAATATATTTGAGTTAATGTCCTCCCTTCCCCCTGGGACCAATCCCATGGATGTGCTTCAGATGGCAACCCCCATGCTCATCCAGAACGATCCCAATGCCGGACAAAAAGGAATGGAACACACCCTTTTCAGCGCGGAAAACCTCATCGCAGGCCTGGCGACCCTGACAGCTGCCTGGGAAAGAATCCGGAATAAAAAAGCGCCCGTTGCGCCGGACAAGAGCCTTTCCCATGCAGCCAACGTCCTCTATATGCTCAAGGGAGAAAAGCCCCATGCCGAAGCGGCCCGTTTTTTTGACACAGGTCTGGTGCTCCATGCAGAACACTCCTTTAACGCCTCCACCTTTACCGCCCGCCAGGTGGCATCAACCAAAGCCCATATTTATGCGGCCATTTCCGCGGCCATGGGCTCTCTGTCCGGAGCCCTTCACGGCGGGGCCAATGTCAGGGTGATGAAGATGCTCAAGGAGATCGGGTCTGAAGATAAAATTGAGGCCTATATCAACAATATCCTGGATTCAGGGGGCCTGATCATGGGGCTTGGCCATGCCGTTTACCAGACAGATGATCCCAGGGCCGTCATCCTGGCGCCCATGAGCAAAAGAATGGGCGAAATTTCAGGAGACACCACCTGGTATGAACTATCCCGGGCACTTGAAACCCGTGGCAAGGCAGCCTTTAAGGCACGTAAAAACAAAGATATTTACTGCAACGTGGATTTTTATTCTGCCTCTCTTTTCCACGCCATGGGCATTGCCACGGATTTGTTCACCCCCTTGTTTGCCCTGTCCAGGGTCAGCGGATGGACCGCCCATGTCATTGAAGAGCAATTTGCCATGGCAGCGCCCAAACCCTCTTTATACCGGCCGGGTGCCGCCTATGTCGGCGATTATTGCGGACCGGATGAGTGTGTATACAAGGAAATCGACAATCGGTAA
- a CDS encoding aminoglycoside phosphotransferase family protein, producing the protein MNAFCELDEKSFFPWIQSLWGIRVKRICPELEIQGSPERSLSRVVLEDDLGGFFLLEKFAREKYPARQRVAQTLAHLNQHGLTRALAPCKTKSHTFLDFFGENCFQLTRFLKSSGLERPQWLGMGDIGRQMASFLISMRKASKGITDHYSFSCFSIKEYIYTLFREMKVYHPKVREQYLPMRTFLEKGFMDAHDHLDFAFCHGDFHPLNVIWHNHQINAVIDWEFIGIKPDCYDAANLVGCAGIEHPQGLAMPMVTSFLSNLQKTSVISAAGWRWFPEYVLALRFAWLSEWLKKQDEQMLETEAVFMNILIDQMGELRKIWSIKR; encoded by the coding sequence TTGAACGCCTTTTGTGAATTGGATGAAAAATCGTTTTTTCCCTGGATCCAGTCGTTATGGGGGATTCGGGTCAAGCGGATTTGTCCTGAGCTGGAAATCCAGGGCAGTCCTGAGCGCTCTTTGTCCAGAGTTGTTTTAGAGGATGACCTTGGCGGGTTTTTTCTTTTGGAAAAGTTTGCCAGGGAAAAATATCCTGCCAGGCAGCGGGTGGCCCAAACCCTTGCCCATTTGAACCAACATGGACTGACTCGGGCATTGGCACCCTGCAAAACAAAATCCCATACCTTTTTGGACTTTTTTGGCGAAAACTGCTTTCAGCTCACCCGGTTTTTAAAAAGTTCCGGACTTGAACGCCCCCAATGGCTTGGGATGGGTGATATTGGCCGGCAAATGGCCTCTTTTTTAATTTCCATGCGCAAGGCCTCCAAAGGGATCACCGATCACTACTCTTTTTCTTGTTTTTCCATCAAGGAGTATATCTACACATTATTCAGGGAGATGAAAGTTTACCATCCAAAGGTCAGAGAACAATATCTGCCCATGCGGACTTTTTTGGAAAAAGGGTTTATGGATGCCCATGACCACCTGGATTTTGCCTTCTGTCACGGGGATTTTCACCCGTTGAACGTCATCTGGCACAATCATCAGATAAACGCTGTGATCGACTGGGAGTTCATCGGCATAAAGCCTGACTGCTATGACGCGGCAAACCTTGTGGGATGTGCCGGGATAGAGCATCCCCAGGGATTGGCCATGCCCATGGTGACGAGTTTTTTATCAAATCTTCAAAAAACCTCTGTCATCAGTGCGGCCGGATGGCGGTGGTTTCCTGAGTATGTTCTGGCCCTGAGGTTTGCCTGGCTCTCTGAGTGGCTGAAAAAGCAAGATGAGCAGATGCTTGAAACCGAAGCGGTGTTCATGAATATTCTCATTGACCAGATGGGTGAGCTGAGAAAAATCTGGTCCATAAAAAGATAA